A window from Mycolicibacterium tokaiense encodes these proteins:
- a CDS encoding MFS transporter, with translation MGATGSDVKPRHPGILITALCFAGIGVSLMQTLMIPIIPELPGLLNTSADNASWAITATLMVAAVATPMFGRLGDMYGAQRILVVCALLLTSGAVVAALSTSLIPLIIGRGLQGFGMPIIPLGISVLRATVPAERVGSAMGMMSSSLGVGGALGLPLGAVIAEHLDWHALFWFATGLGLVCVVVFATMVPHVPAVARDRFDPLGALLLAAGLVCLLLPISKGSAWGWTSGTTVGLFVAAAVILALFGWWQLRCASPIVDLRTTARLPVLTTNIASVGVGVSLYGISLVAPQILELPRETGYGLGQSVLHAGLWMAPGGLAMMVASNIAARMAARRGPKFTLVLGCLIVAAGYLTGFLLMASAPGILAMNVIVSVGVGFAFSSLPALINAAVPVSETAAANGINSLARALGTSLSSAVIGAILGGAVVTYAGREIPSEAGLQFALGFVTCAAVVAALLSMLIPKAAVLRDRTAPSALSSASAP, from the coding sequence ATGGGTGCCACCGGTTCCGACGTGAAGCCCCGTCATCCCGGCATCCTGATCACCGCGCTGTGCTTCGCGGGTATCGGTGTGTCTCTGATGCAGACGCTGATGATCCCGATCATCCCCGAACTGCCCGGCTTGCTGAACACCAGCGCGGACAACGCCAGCTGGGCCATCACCGCCACGCTCATGGTGGCCGCCGTCGCCACCCCGATGTTCGGGCGCCTCGGCGACATGTACGGCGCCCAGCGGATCCTGGTGGTGTGCGCGCTGCTGCTCACGTCCGGGGCAGTGGTGGCGGCGCTGTCCACCTCCTTGATCCCGCTGATCATCGGCCGCGGCCTGCAGGGATTCGGGATGCCCATCATCCCGCTCGGCATCAGTGTGCTGCGGGCCACCGTGCCCGCTGAACGCGTGGGTTCGGCGATGGGCATGATGAGCTCGTCGCTGGGAGTCGGTGGGGCACTGGGGCTTCCACTGGGCGCGGTGATCGCCGAGCACCTGGACTGGCACGCCCTCTTCTGGTTCGCCACCGGCCTGGGCCTGGTGTGTGTCGTGGTGTTCGCGACCATGGTTCCGCATGTCCCCGCGGTGGCCCGCGACCGATTCGACCCGCTGGGTGCGCTGCTGCTGGCGGCCGGCCTGGTGTGTCTGCTGCTGCCCATCTCCAAGGGCAGTGCCTGGGGCTGGACCAGTGGCACCACGGTGGGGTTGTTCGTGGCGGCCGCGGTGATCCTAGCGCTGTTCGGCTGGTGGCAGCTGCGGTGTGCGTCGCCGATCGTGGACCTGCGTACCACTGCGCGGCTGCCGGTGCTGACCACCAACATCGCGTCGGTGGGTGTCGGCGTCTCGCTGTACGGCATCTCCCTGGTGGCGCCGCAGATCCTGGAACTGCCCCGCGAGACCGGCTACGGCCTGGGGCAGTCGGTGTTGCACGCCGGTCTGTGGATGGCGCCCGGCGGGCTCGCCATGATGGTGGCCTCCAACATCGCGGCCCGGATGGCGGCCCGGCGCGGCCCCAAGTTCACGCTGGTGCTCGGCTGTCTGATCGTCGCGGCGGGTTACCTGACCGGGTTCCTGCTGATGGCGTCCGCACCGGGCATCCTGGCGATGAACGTGATCGTCAGCGTGGGCGTCGGTTTCGCCTTCTCGTCGCTGCCCGCCCTGATCAACGCCGCAGTGCCGGTGTCGGAGACCGCGGCGGCCAACGGGATCAACTCTCTGGCCCGGGCCCTGGGAACGTCACTGTCCAGCGCCGTGATCGGCGCGATCCTGGGTGGGGCGGTGGTGACGTACGCCGGCCGCGAGATCCCCTCGGAAGCCGGACTGCAGTTCGCGCTCGGGTTCGTCACCTGTGCGGCCGTCGTGGCCGCACTGCTGTCGATGCTGATCCCGAAAGCAGCGGTGCTCAGAGATCGAACTGCGCCTTCAGCGCTGTCGTCTGCTTCTGCTCCATGA
- the rdgB gene encoding RdgB/HAM1 family non-canonical purine NTP pyrophosphatase — MTRLLVASRNAKKLVELQRILDGAGVTGVELVSLADVPTYDEAPETGASFEENALAKARDGFAATGLPCVADDSGIAVDALNGMPGVLSARWSGRHGDDPANTALLLGQLADVPDERRGAAFVSACALVWDGGETVVRGEWPGAVARAPRGDGGFGYDPVFVPTGSDRSAAELTAAEKDAASHRGRALVQLLPDLRRLAESDG; from the coding sequence CTGACGCGCCTGTTGGTGGCGTCACGCAACGCCAAGAAACTCGTCGAACTGCAGCGCATCCTGGACGGCGCCGGTGTCACCGGCGTCGAGCTGGTCTCGCTGGCGGACGTGCCGACCTACGACGAAGCCCCCGAGACGGGCGCCTCGTTCGAGGAGAACGCGTTGGCCAAGGCCCGGGACGGGTTCGCGGCTACCGGATTGCCCTGTGTCGCCGACGATTCCGGAATCGCCGTCGATGCCCTGAACGGAATGCCAGGGGTGCTCTCGGCGCGCTGGTCCGGCCGCCACGGCGATGACCCGGCCAACACCGCACTGTTGCTGGGGCAGCTGGCCGATGTTCCCGACGAACGCCGCGGGGCGGCGTTCGTGTCGGCCTGCGCGCTGGTGTGGGACGGCGGCGAGACGGTGGTGCGCGGCGAGTGGCCGGGCGCCGTCGCGCGCGCGCCGCGGGGCGACGGCGGATTCGGCTACGACCCGGTGTTCGTGCCGACCGGATCTGATCGGTCGGCGGCGGAGCTGACGGCGGCAGAGAAGGACGCGGCCTCGCACCGCGGCCGCGCGCTGGTGCAGTTGCTGCCCGACCTGCGCCGCCTGGCCGAATCAGATGGATAG
- the rph gene encoding ribonuclease PH, which produces MSSREDGRRDDELRPVILTRGFTSHPAGSVLVEFGQTRVMCTASVTEGVPRWRKGSGLGWLTAEYAMLPAATHTRSDRESVKGRVGGRTQEISRLVGRSLRACIDLRSLGENTIAIDCDVLQADGGTRTAAITGAYVALADAVTYLGAAGKLSDPRPLSCAIAAVSVGVVDGRVRVDLPYTEDSRAEVDMNVVATDTGTLVEVQGTGEGATFPRSTLDKLLDAALGACEELFAIQSKALELPYPGELPEGPAPKKAFGS; this is translated from the coding sequence ATGTCCAGTCGCGAAGACGGCCGCCGTGACGACGAGTTGCGGCCCGTGATTCTCACCCGTGGATTCACGTCCCACCCCGCCGGGTCGGTGCTGGTGGAGTTCGGCCAGACCCGGGTCATGTGCACCGCCAGTGTCACCGAAGGTGTGCCCCGCTGGCGCAAGGGTTCCGGACTCGGCTGGCTCACCGCCGAGTACGCCATGCTGCCGGCAGCCACCCACACCCGCTCGGATCGTGAGTCCGTCAAAGGCCGGGTGGGCGGGCGCACCCAGGAGATCAGCCGGTTGGTCGGCCGCTCGCTGCGGGCCTGCATCGACCTGCGCTCACTGGGTGAGAACACCATCGCCATCGACTGCGACGTGCTGCAGGCCGACGGCGGCACCCGCACCGCGGCCATCACCGGCGCCTATGTGGCACTGGCCGATGCGGTGACGTATCTGGGCGCGGCGGGCAAGCTGTCGGACCCGCGGCCACTGTCATGCGCCATCGCTGCGGTGAGCGTCGGCGTGGTGGACGGTCGGGTGCGGGTCGACCTGCCCTACACCGAGGATTCGCGCGCCGAGGTGGACATGAACGTCGTGGCCACCGACACCGGGACGCTGGTCGAGGTCCAGGGCACCGGGGAGGGGGCGACGTTCCCGCGCTCCACCCTCGACAAGCTGCTCGACGCCGCGCTGGGGGCGTGCGAAGAGCTGTTCGCCATCCAGTCCAAGGCTCTGGAACTGCCGTACCCGGGTGAGCTGCCCGAAGGTCCGGCGCCCAAGAAGGCGTTCGGAAGCTGA